A region of the Sinorhizobium arboris LMG 14919 genome:
ACGACTCCACTGGCGCACAGACGGAAAAGCACCAGAAACGCATGATGGGCGAAGTCGCCAAGCTGACTGCTGGTTCCAGCGGCGCGCTCGACGAGGCGGATTACGAGCGCACAGTGCAGTCGCTGCTGGCCGGCGGCTCCGACCCGGTCATCTCCAAGGAGCCGGAAGGCGCCTGGACGCATGAGATCACGGACGCGGCGCTCAAGTAGCACGCCGGACAGAGAGCGAGAGCGCGGTCCCTCGGCCGCGCTCTCCCGCCTTGAAGGTCCATGCCAGGTCGCCCGCGTGGTCAAAAGGTCGCAGCATCATCCCGGAAAATGCGCATGGACCGTGCGGCAGCATCCTGAAAGCGCCTTGAAAGCCAACGGCTTAGCATCTCGGCTTGCGATAGGCCCCGATAAAACTCCGCCGTCCCGCTGTAGTTGTTAAGACTACCTTCAGGTTGCATCTGTATTGCGTCCGGAGACGCATAACAGTAGAAATAGTGAGGCACCATTGCTTCGCCGCTCTTGTAAGCATTTGCTCCGGCGACTACATAGGCCGGAACGTTTGACTGGAGGGCAAGCGTATGGAGGAAGCTTTATTTCTTTAGCGTTGCCCATCCGGGAATATTCTTCCCGGCCCGGCGCCTGTGGTTTGAAACCGCAGCCCCGGGCAGCAATTCAAAAGGCTGCAGCGGTCTTAGTGCGTCCGATAAGACGCGGCGCTGCAGGTGAAATAGAGTGATTGCGGCCGGATATTCGCCTTGCGTGGCGTGATCAGGCGTGTTGTTTCAGTTCGGGAAAAACAGGCCAATGGCTAAAAAACTCCTGCCTCTCGTCGGCGCTTGTGCAGCGATGATCATGTCCGTGCTTGTCAGCGCCTCGGCCGAGGAGGCTGCCAAGCCCCAGCAAAAGCAGGCGCCGCCATCCATCGTCGTGACCCAGGCGACAGAGCGTGCGATCACTGACCGCGTCATTGCCACCGGTTCGATCGAGGCGGTGGACGAAATCTACGTCTCTCCGCTGGTGGATGGCCTTGCCATCCGGTCGCTCAATGTCGACGTCGGCGACCGGGTGGAACAAGGCAGCACGCTCGCCGTACTCAATGACGACGCGCTGCTCCTGCAGAAGAGCCAGCTCGAGGCCAATCTCGCAAAGGCCGAAGCGTCGCTTGCCCAGCTGCACGCCCAGCTCGCCGAAGTGACGGCCAATTCCGAGGAGGCGACGCGTGTCGCAAATCGTGCGGTTCAGCTCTCGGAAAACGGTACCGTGTCGACGGCCGAGGCCGACCGCTTGAAAGCGCTTGCCGCGGCGGGCCGCGCTCGCGTCCGCTCGGCCGAGCAGTCGGTGAGCGTCGCAACGGCAGATATCAAGGTGGTGAAGGCCCAGATCGACGACGTCGACCTGCGTCTCGCACGGACCGCCGTGAAGGCGCCGGTCAGCGGCGTCGTCTCGCGAAAGAACGCCAAGATCGGTGCGATCGCCAGCGGCAGCGGCGAGCCGCTGTTCGCGATCATTCGCGACGGCGAAATCGAGATGTGGGCCGATGTCGCCGAATCCGATGTCATCAAGCTTGCCGTGGGGCAGACGGCCACGGTCAAGCTTGCCGGCAGTACCACCACGATCGAAGGGAAGATCCGGTTGATCGCGCCCACTGTCGACCCGCAGACGCGGCTCGGCACGGTGCGTATCAGCCTGACCGACGCATCCAAGGCGCGCGCAGGCATGTATGCCAGCGCAGTGATCGTAGCGGAGCAGAAGGAAACGGTGGTTTTGCCGCAAACGGCCGTTACATCGGAAGACGGCAAGTCCATCGTCCGCAAGGTAGAGGACGGCGTCGTGCGCCTGGTACCTGTCAAAACTGGTATCCAGGACGGACAATTCATCGAAATACTCTCCGGTATCGAACCGGGCGAGCAGGCGGTGGCGAAAGCCGGTGCCTATGTGCGCGATGGCGACCGTATCAATCCGGTCGAGTCCGCCGAACCGGCAACCAACTGACGGGGACATGAGACCATGAACTTCTCCGCCTGGTCCATCCGCAATCCGGTCGCGCCCATCCTGGCGTTCTTCGTGCTCGTCGTGCTGGGATGGCAGTCGTTCAATTCGCTGCCCATCACCCGCTTCCCGAACATCGACGTGCCGATCGTGTCGATCGCCGTCACCCAGAGCGGTGCTGCGCCCGCCGAACTGGAAACCCAGGTCACCAAGGAGATCGAGGACGCGGTCGCCGGCGTCTCCGGCGTCGACCATATCGAGTCGACGATCACCGACGGCATTTCGACGACCGCCGTCATCTTCCGCATGGAAGTCCCGACGACGCAGGCCGTGCAGGACGTCAAGGATGCGATCGACCGCATCCGCAGCGACCTGCCGACCTCGATCGAAGAGCCGATCGTCTCCAAGGTCGACGTGGAAGGCCAGGCGATCCAGACATTTTCAGTCTCGTCTCCCGGCATGACGCTGGAAGAGCTCTCCTGGTTCGTCGACGACACGATCAAGCGCGCGATTCAGGGACAGACCGGCATCGGTCGCGTCGACCGCTACGGCGGCTCCGACCGCGAGGTTCGGGTCGAACTCGATGAGGACCGCCTGAATTCCTTCGGTATCAGCGCCGCCGACGTCAACGCTCAGCTTCGCCGGATGAACATGGACCTCGGTTCCGGCCGCGGTCAGGTCGGCGGCAGCGAACAGGCGATCCGCACATTGGGCGACACGCGCGACGTTGCAGCGCTGGCCGAAACGATGATCTCGCTGCCGAACGGGCGTTTCGTCCGTCTGTCGGAGCTCGGCAAGGTCATCGACACCTATGAAGAGCCGAAGTCGTTCTCCCGTTTCAACGGACAGCCCGGCGTCACTTTCGCCGTGTTCCGTGCCAAAGGGGCGAGCGAAGTGTCGGTCGCGGAAACGGTCGCCGAGACGCTGGATGAGATCCGCGCAAAGCATCCGGACGTATCCATCGAGATGGTGGACGATTCCGTCTACTTCACCTACGGCAACTACGAGGCGGCGATTCATACGCTGATGGAAGGCGCGCTGCTCGCCGTCATCGTCGTGATGCTGTTC
Encoded here:
- a CDS encoding efflux RND transporter periplasmic adaptor subunit is translated as MAKKLLPLVGACAAMIMSVLVSASAEEAAKPQQKQAPPSIVVTQATERAITDRVIATGSIEAVDEIYVSPLVDGLAIRSLNVDVGDRVEQGSTLAVLNDDALLLQKSQLEANLAKAEASLAQLHAQLAEVTANSEEATRVANRAVQLSENGTVSTAEADRLKALAAAGRARVRSAEQSVSVATADIKVVKAQIDDVDLRLARTAVKAPVSGVVSRKNAKIGAIASGSGEPLFAIIRDGEIEMWADVAESDVIKLAVGQTATVKLAGSTTTIEGKIRLIAPTVDPQTRLGTVRISLTDASKARAGMYASAVIVAEQKETVVLPQTAVTSEDGKSIVRKVEDGVVRLVPVKTGIQDGQFIEILSGIEPGEQAVAKAGAYVRDGDRINPVESAEPATN